The following coding sequences lie in one Arachis stenosperma cultivar V10309 chromosome 5, arast.V10309.gnm1.PFL2, whole genome shotgun sequence genomic window:
- the LOC130981136 gene encoding uncharacterized protein LOC130981136: MKFATYMLEGEAEHWWHGVQRLLRQVVEEIDWDTFKEEFYKKYFPRTVRDAKEMELMQLTQGNMSVAEYTRKFEDLCRFSKICQGNPDDFEEWKCLKYEGGLYEELMHSLVPLQIRNFAELVNRSQLVEDYTKKVAAAKMNRQELPPKNFNRYIAPQGRNFKMNRTLSYGNQQASNLPARDNIDRQGRDTGKRPQPALTNLVCNQCGKNHGRNPCRLGSSICYFCGMPRHIARNCEKKIAQDSAKSQQPGRVFTMMT, translated from the coding sequence ATGAAATTTGCAACCTATATGCTGGAGGGAGAAGCTGAACACTGGTGGCATGGAGTGCAACGCTTGTTAAGGCAGGTGGTGGAAGAGATTGACTGGGATACTTTTAAGGAGGAATTTTACAAAAAGTACTTCCCTAGAACTGTTCGTGATGCTAAAGAAATGGAACTGATGCAGTTGACGCAGGGGAATATGTCAGTAGCAGAATATACTCGAAAATTTGAGGATTTGTGCCGATTCTCTAAGATCTGTCAGGGTAACCCAGATGATtttgaggaatggaagtgtttGAAGTACGAAGGAGGACTCTACGAAGAACTAATGCACTCGTTGGTACCACTGCAAATACGAAATTTTGCAGAGCTTGTCAATAGGAGTCAGTTGGTGGAAGACTATACCAAGAAGGTGGCGGCAGCAAAGATGAATCGTCAAGAATTACCTCCGAAAAATTTTAATCGGTATATAGCCCCTCAGGGAAGGAACTTTAAAATGAATAGGACACTTTCTTATGGGAATCAGCAAGCTAGTAATCTTCCTGCTCGTGACAATATCGATAGGCAAGGACGAGATACTGGAAAGCGACCACAGCCAGCACTAACAAACCTTGTTTGTAATCAGTGTGGGAAGAACCATGGTAGGAATCCATGTCGATTGGGTTCGAGcatttgttatttttgtggTATGCCTAGACACATAGCGAGGAATTGTGAGAAGAAGATTGCTCAAGATTCAGCTAAATCTCAACAGCCAGGAAGAGTATTTACAATGATGACTTAA